Proteins encoded together in one Triticum dicoccoides isolate Atlit2015 ecotype Zavitan chromosome 7B, WEW_v2.0, whole genome shotgun sequence window:
- the LOC119341213 gene encoding sulfiredoxin, chloroplastic/mitochondrial-like isoform X1, giving the protein MASTSSLELGKIVPPAGFLLHRCTAVLSAPVLRGRSASGRCGLAVSVSSSNGAAGLSPLSDSEKKGPVVMEIPLEDIRRPLMQTRANDPDKVQELMDSIRVIGLQVPIDVLEVDGVYYGFSGCHRYEAHQRLGLPTIRCKVRRGTKETLRHHMR; this is encoded by the exons ATGGCGTCGACCTCGAGCTTGGAGTTGGGGAAGATCGTGCCGCCGGCCGGCTTCCTCCTCCACCGCTGCACCGCCGTCCTCAGCGCCCCTGTTCTCCGGGGGAGGAGCGCGAGCGGGCGGTGCGGCCTTGCCGTCTCGGTCTCGTCCTCCAATG GTGCAGCTGGGCTCTCCCCACTGAGTGACTCGGAGAAGAAAGGCCCTGTGGTGATGGAGATCCCGCTGGAAGATATCCGGAGGCCGCTAATGCAAACGCGTGCTAATGATCCTGACAAGGTGCAGGAGCTCATGGACAGCATCCGTGTCATCGGCCTCCAAGTACCT ATCGACGTGCTGGAGGTTGACGGAGTCTACTACG GATTCTCTGGATGCCATCGCTACGAGGCTCACCAGCGCCTAGGACTCCCAACCATCCGCTGCAAAGTCCGCCGAGGGACAAAAGAAACACTGCG GCACCATATGCGATGA
- the LOC119341213 gene encoding sulfiredoxin, chloroplastic/mitochondrial-like isoform X2 — protein sequence MASTSSLELGKIVPPAGFLLHRCTAVLSAPVLRGRSASGRCGLAVSVSSSNGAAGLSPLSDSEKKGPVVMEIPLEDIRRPLMQTRANDPDKIDVLEVDGVYYGFSGCHRYEAHQRLGLPTIRCKVRRGTKETLRHHMR from the exons ATGGCGTCGACCTCGAGCTTGGAGTTGGGGAAGATCGTGCCGCCGGCCGGCTTCCTCCTCCACCGCTGCACCGCCGTCCTCAGCGCCCCTGTTCTCCGGGGGAGGAGCGCGAGCGGGCGGTGCGGCCTTGCCGTCTCGGTCTCGTCCTCCAATG GTGCAGCTGGGCTCTCCCCACTGAGTGACTCGGAGAAGAAAGGCCCTGTGGTGATGGAGATCCCGCTGGAAGATATCCGGAGGCCGCTAATGCAAACGCGTGCTAATGATCCTGACAAG ATCGACGTGCTGGAGGTTGACGGAGTCTACTACG GATTCTCTGGATGCCATCGCTACGAGGCTCACCAGCGCCTAGGACTCCCAACCATCCGCTGCAAAGTCCGCCGAGGGACAAAAGAAACACTGCG GCACCATATGCGATGA